A genomic segment from Nicotiana tabacum cultivar K326 chromosome 9, ASM71507v2, whole genome shotgun sequence encodes:
- the LOC107767528 gene encoding superoxide dismutase [Cu-Zn], chloroplastic — MAAHTIFTTTTGTANSLLLPITAPNTNSSPSLHSSFHGVSLNLKSKTPQSLTFSAATAPKRLTVFAATKKAVAVLKGNSNVEGVVTLSQDDDGPTTVKVRITGLTPGLHGFHLHEFGDTTNGCMSTGPHFNPDGKTHGAPEDEIRHAGDLGNIVANANGVAEATFVDNQIPLTGPNSVVGRALVVHELEDDLGKGGHELSLTTGNAGGRLACGILGLTPI, encoded by the exons ATGGCCGCCCACACAATCTTCACCACCACCACCGGCACTGCCAATTCTTTGTTATTACCAATTACTGCCCCTAACACCAACTCCTCCCCTTCACTCCACTCTTCTTTCCACGGTGTTTCCCTCAATCTCAAGTCAAAGACTCCCcaatctttgacattttctgctgCCACTGCTCCTAAACGTCTCACTGTTTTTGCTGCTACTAAGAAAGCTGTTGCTGTTCTTAAGGGCAATTCCAATGTTGAGGGCGTTGTCACTCTATCCCAAGATGATGATG GTCCAACCACTGTGAAAGTTCGCATAACTGGACTTACACCTGGACTTCATGGATTTCATTTA CACGAGTTCGGTGACACTACAAACGGGTGTATGTCTACAG GACCCCATTTCAATCCTGATGGCAAGACACATGGAGCTCCTGAAGATGAAATCCGTCATGCGGGTGACCTGGGAAACATAGTGGCCAATGCCAATG GTGTGGCTGAAGCAACATTTGTAGATAATCAG ATACCTTTGACTGGTCCAAACTCAGTTGTTGGAAGAGCACTTGTCGTTCATGAGCTTGAGGATGACCTTGGAAAGG GTGGACATGAACTCAGCCTTACCACTGGGAATGCTGGTGGACGATTGGCATGTG GCATACTTGGTTTGACTCCAATATGA